A window of the Tripterygium wilfordii isolate XIE 37 chromosome 12, ASM1340144v1, whole genome shotgun sequence genome harbors these coding sequences:
- the LOC120011517 gene encoding probable inactive histone-lysine N-methyltransferase SUVR2 isoform X1, which translates to MAPNPRVSNAFRAMKAIGITEDKVKPVLKRLLKLYDKNWELIEEENYRVLADAIFDEDDTKGCEKKPNGGDGVDNFNEESEMHDEPRPLKRLRLRGREGQTSSSSNNIDTSLSSLGGSFLKIPKEEQDAASPSSLQHQNIGKQPLSPAALMVDHRADLSPPRATGPRSISSPSKRPEPDLRQPQVRVGAKGKEPLSCQVAPTEKRVSNTAVYVSKKRKAHIVEPGILLLPKPKVPGTHALLKPKDEPFTDVLPQYEVPIAVIHPDSSGKEDSSGQVVSGQKPDGQGPPASESVARENGGNDDSTPSNETITPCELATVSAESPSKLEIASSSMGEVKISLSCDSFLERPDFHMPSIDELLQSLEEKCLRSYKIIDPNFSVMNLMKDMCETFLELATDRSNESQERVMNITPAIDILKRSTARDALDIGAKEYNNCVPAANTSNGMIDEQGSAEAVHSCSGTAGERELRESEAVDSCSLVVVQQHQLMPDDLRLLHDVNDISKGEERVEIPWINEISNSCPPSFHYISQNQIFQNAHVIISLSGIGDKDCCPTCYGDCLSSSISCGCSHDTGLDFAYSSDGLIKEEFLEEYISIARDPQQQNLSFCQDCPLEKLKNDDILEPCKGHLKRRYIKECWSKCGCHKLCGNRVVQRRISCKLQVFFTPEGKGWGLRTLQKLPKGAFVCEYVGEILTNRELYERNIQGRHAEKLTHTVPLDAYWYLKHDLKEEEALCLDASFYGNVARFINHRCLDANLIEIPVEIETPEHHYYHLALFTTREVDALEELTWDYGVDFDDNGLPGKLFQCQCGSKFCRNIKRSSRSKSLSNAK; encoded by the exons ATGGCACCAAATCCTAGAGTTTCAAATGCCTTTCGTGCGATGAAAGCTATTGGAATTACTGAAGATAAAGTGAAGCCGGTGTTAAAAAGGCTTCTAAAATTATATGACAAAAATTGGGAGCTCATTGAAGAGGAGAACTATAGAGTTCTTGCAGATGCAATATTTGATGAGGATGACACTAAG GGATGTGAGAAGAAGCCAAACGGTGGCGAT GGAGTTGACAATTTCAATGAAGAATCTGAAATGCATGATGAGCCCCGGCCTTTAAAAAGGTTGCGGTTAAGAGGCCGTGAAGGGCAGACTTCATCCTCTTCCAATAATATTGATACTAGTCTATCAAGTTTGGGTGGAAGTTTTCTAAAAATCCCAAAAGAGGAACAAGATGCTGCTTCCCCTTCTTCCCTGCAGCATCAGAACATAGGTAAGCAACCTCTATCACCTGCTGCGTTGATGGTAGACCATAGAGCAGATTTGTCTCCTCCTCGTGCTACTGGGCCTAGATCGATTTCCTCTCCATCTAAGAGGCCTGAACCTGATTTGCGACAACCTCAAGTACGGGTTGGAGCTAAAGGAAAGGAGCCTCTCTCATGTCAAGTTGCTCCTACGGAGAAGAGAGTCTCAAACACAGCAGTTTATGTATCTAAAAAGAGGAAAGCGCACATAGTTGAACCTGGAATTCTTCTTTTACCCAAACCGAAGGTGCCTGGTACCCATGCTCTACTTAAGCCCAAGGATGAGCCATTTACAGATGTTTTGCCACAGTATGAAGTTCCAATTGCAGTGATTCATCCAG attcgtcaggtaaagaagatTCATCAGGTCAGGTTGTTTCAGGGCAGAAGCCAGATGGTCAGGGACCTCCAGCATCTGAGTCCGTAGCAAGAGAAAATGGAGGCAATGATGATTCAACTCCATCAAATGAGACGATTACCCCCTGTGAGCTTGCAACAGTGTCGGCAGAATCTCCTTCTAAGTTGGAGATTGCCTCTTCATCAATGGGGGAGGTGAAAATTTCTCTGAGTTGTGACTCTTTTCTTGAAAGGCCTGATTTTCATATGCCTAGTATAGATGAACTTCTACAATCATTGGAGGAGAAATGTCTCCGGTCATATAAAATCATTGACCCGAATTTTTCCGTCATGAATTTGATGAAAGATATGTGTGAGACCTTCCTGGAATTGGCAACTGACAGATCTAATGAATCACAGGAGAGGGTAATGAATATAACGCCTGCAATAGATATTTTGAAGAGATCTACCGCACGAGATGCACTGGATATTGGGGCTAAGGAATATAACAATTGCGTCCCTGCAGCCAATACTTCAAATGGAATGATTGATGAACAGGGTTCTGCGGAGGCTGTCCATAGTTGTTCTGGTACAGCAGGAGAAAGGGAATTGAGAGAGTCAGAGGCGGTGGACTCTTGTAGTTTGGTGGTTGTTCAGCAGCATCAATTAATGCCTGATGATTTGAGATTGCTGCATGACGTTAATGATATATCCAAGGGAGAAGAAAGAGTTGAAATCCCTTGGATAAATGAAATCAGCAATAGCTGTCCCCCATCCTTTCACTACATATCCCAGAACCAAATTTTTCAGAATGCCCATGTCATTATCTCTCTTTCTGGAATTGGGGACAAAGACTGTTGCCCAACTTGTTACGGTGATTGTTTGTCATCGTCGATTTCTTGTGGTTGTTCACATGATACTGGTCTTGATTTTGCATACAGTTCTGACGGCCTTATCAAGGAGGAATTTTTAGAAGAGTACATCTCCATTGCTCGTGATCCTCAACAACAAAACCTCTCCTTTTGTCAAGATTGCCCACTCGAAAAATTGAAGAATGATGACATTTTGGAACCGTGCAAGGGTCATTTGAAAAGGCGATATATTAAAGAATGTTGGAGCAAATGTGGTTGTCATAAGCTTTGTGGCAATCGAGTGGTGCAACGAAGGATAAGTTGCAAGTTGCAG GTATTCTTTACACCTGAAGGGAAAGGGTGGGGCCTTAGAACTCTACAGAAGCTGCCAAAGGGTGCATTTGTCTGTGAGTATGTTGGAGAAATACTCACCAACAGAGAGTTATATGAGCGTAACATCCAGGGTCGACATGCTGAAAAGCTTACACATACTGTTCCACTGGATGCGTATTGGTATCTGAAACATGatttgaaggaagaagaagcacTCTGTTTGGATGCATCCTTTTATGGGAATGTTGCCAGGTTTATCAATCACAG
- the LOC120011517 gene encoding probable inactive histone-lysine N-methyltransferase SUVR2 isoform X2 codes for MAPNPRVSNAFRAMKAIGITEDKVKPVLKRLLKLYDKNWELIEEENYRVLADAIFDEDDTKGCEKKPNGGDGVDNFNEESEMHDEPRPLKRLRLRGREGQTSSSSNNIDTSLSSLGGSFLKIPKEEQDAASPSSLQHQNIGKQPLSPAALMVDHRADLSPPRATGPRSISSPSKRPEPDLRQPQVRVGAKGKEPLSCQVAPTEKRVSNTAVYVSKKRKAHIVEPGILLLPKPKVPGTHALLKPKDEPFTDVLPQYEVPIAVIHPDSSGKEDSSGQVVSGQKPDGQGPPASESVARENGGNDDSTPSNETITPCELATVSAESPSKLEIASSSMGEVKISLSCDSFLERPDFHMPSIDELLQSLEEKCLRSYKIIDPNFSVMNLMKDMCETFLELATDRSNESQERVMNITPAIDILKRSTARDALDIGAKEYNNCVPAANTSNGMIDEQGSAEAVHSCSGTAGERELRESEAVDSCSLVVVQQHQLMPDDLRLLHDVNDISKGEERVEIPWINEISNSCPPSFHYISQNQIFQNAHVIISLSGIGDKDCCPTCYGDCLSSSISCGCSHDTGLDFAYSSDGLIKEEFLEEYISIARDPQQQNLSFCQDCPLEKLKNDDILEPCKGHLKRRYIKECWSKCGCHKLCGNRVVQRRISCKLQVFFTPEGKGWGLRTLQKLPKGAFVCEYVGEILTNRELYERNIQGRHAEKLTHTVPLDAYWYLKHDLKEEEALCLDASFYGNVARCLDANLIEIPVEIETPEHHYYHLALFTTREVDALEELTWDYGVDFDDNGLPGKLFQCQCGSKFCRNIKRSSRSKSLSNAK; via the exons ATGGCACCAAATCCTAGAGTTTCAAATGCCTTTCGTGCGATGAAAGCTATTGGAATTACTGAAGATAAAGTGAAGCCGGTGTTAAAAAGGCTTCTAAAATTATATGACAAAAATTGGGAGCTCATTGAAGAGGAGAACTATAGAGTTCTTGCAGATGCAATATTTGATGAGGATGACACTAAG GGATGTGAGAAGAAGCCAAACGGTGGCGAT GGAGTTGACAATTTCAATGAAGAATCTGAAATGCATGATGAGCCCCGGCCTTTAAAAAGGTTGCGGTTAAGAGGCCGTGAAGGGCAGACTTCATCCTCTTCCAATAATATTGATACTAGTCTATCAAGTTTGGGTGGAAGTTTTCTAAAAATCCCAAAAGAGGAACAAGATGCTGCTTCCCCTTCTTCCCTGCAGCATCAGAACATAGGTAAGCAACCTCTATCACCTGCTGCGTTGATGGTAGACCATAGAGCAGATTTGTCTCCTCCTCGTGCTACTGGGCCTAGATCGATTTCCTCTCCATCTAAGAGGCCTGAACCTGATTTGCGACAACCTCAAGTACGGGTTGGAGCTAAAGGAAAGGAGCCTCTCTCATGTCAAGTTGCTCCTACGGAGAAGAGAGTCTCAAACACAGCAGTTTATGTATCTAAAAAGAGGAAAGCGCACATAGTTGAACCTGGAATTCTTCTTTTACCCAAACCGAAGGTGCCTGGTACCCATGCTCTACTTAAGCCCAAGGATGAGCCATTTACAGATGTTTTGCCACAGTATGAAGTTCCAATTGCAGTGATTCATCCAG attcgtcaggtaaagaagatTCATCAGGTCAGGTTGTTTCAGGGCAGAAGCCAGATGGTCAGGGACCTCCAGCATCTGAGTCCGTAGCAAGAGAAAATGGAGGCAATGATGATTCAACTCCATCAAATGAGACGATTACCCCCTGTGAGCTTGCAACAGTGTCGGCAGAATCTCCTTCTAAGTTGGAGATTGCCTCTTCATCAATGGGGGAGGTGAAAATTTCTCTGAGTTGTGACTCTTTTCTTGAAAGGCCTGATTTTCATATGCCTAGTATAGATGAACTTCTACAATCATTGGAGGAGAAATGTCTCCGGTCATATAAAATCATTGACCCGAATTTTTCCGTCATGAATTTGATGAAAGATATGTGTGAGACCTTCCTGGAATTGGCAACTGACAGATCTAATGAATCACAGGAGAGGGTAATGAATATAACGCCTGCAATAGATATTTTGAAGAGATCTACCGCACGAGATGCACTGGATATTGGGGCTAAGGAATATAACAATTGCGTCCCTGCAGCCAATACTTCAAATGGAATGATTGATGAACAGGGTTCTGCGGAGGCTGTCCATAGTTGTTCTGGTACAGCAGGAGAAAGGGAATTGAGAGAGTCAGAGGCGGTGGACTCTTGTAGTTTGGTGGTTGTTCAGCAGCATCAATTAATGCCTGATGATTTGAGATTGCTGCATGACGTTAATGATATATCCAAGGGAGAAGAAAGAGTTGAAATCCCTTGGATAAATGAAATCAGCAATAGCTGTCCCCCATCCTTTCACTACATATCCCAGAACCAAATTTTTCAGAATGCCCATGTCATTATCTCTCTTTCTGGAATTGGGGACAAAGACTGTTGCCCAACTTGTTACGGTGATTGTTTGTCATCGTCGATTTCTTGTGGTTGTTCACATGATACTGGTCTTGATTTTGCATACAGTTCTGACGGCCTTATCAAGGAGGAATTTTTAGAAGAGTACATCTCCATTGCTCGTGATCCTCAACAACAAAACCTCTCCTTTTGTCAAGATTGCCCACTCGAAAAATTGAAGAATGATGACATTTTGGAACCGTGCAAGGGTCATTTGAAAAGGCGATATATTAAAGAATGTTGGAGCAAATGTGGTTGTCATAAGCTTTGTGGCAATCGAGTGGTGCAACGAAGGATAAGTTGCAAGTTGCAG GTATTCTTTACACCTGAAGGGAAAGGGTGGGGCCTTAGAACTCTACAGAAGCTGCCAAAGGGTGCATTTGTCTGTGAGTATGTTGGAGAAATACTCACCAACAGAGAGTTATATGAGCGTAACATCCAGGGTCGACATGCTGAAAAGCTTACACATACTGTTCCACTGGATGCGTATTGGTATCTGAAACATGatttgaaggaagaagaagcacTCTGTTTGGATGCATCCTTTTATGGGAATGTTGCCAG
- the LOC120011303 gene encoding plasmodesmata-located protein 2-like, translating to MGFHKIPFSVLYLYSILLTQAGLFVFSASAADLTSLVYKGCANQNFQDPSGVLSQNLKTLLSTLVQQSAQKNFYSTTIGDGQNAILGLYQCRGDLSTIQCYNCVSRIPDMANKLCGKAMAVRVQLTGCYLRYEASGFKQVPETELLFKICGSTRMSEAGFEERRDTAFDMVVNGVKNGSLFYTGTYESVYVLGQCDGDLSNGDCGDCVKSALDDAKSQCGNSISAQIYLHKCYISYSYYPNGVPNTPSETDVGTNQQQQHTQRTVAIAVGGVAAFGFAIVCLMFLRSMLKKKRSSKHGDY from the exons ATGGGTTTTCACAAAATACCCTTCTCTGTTCTCTATCTTTATTCAATTCTATTGACACAAGCTGGGTTATTTGTGTTCTCCGCATCAGCAGCAGACCTCACAAGCTTGGTTTACAAGGGATGTGCGAACCAGAATTTCCAAGACCCATCTGGGGTTCTCTCTCAAAACCTGAAAACCCTCCTGTCTACTCTGGTTCAACAATCCGCACAGAAGAATTTCTACTCAACAACGATAGGTGATGGCCAGAATGCAATACTGGGTCTTTACCAATGCAGAGGAGACCTCTCCACAATCCAGTGCTACAACTGCGTGAGCAGGATTCCAGACATGGCTAACAAGCTCTGTGGGAAAGCCATGGCAGTCCGGGTTCAACTCACAGGGTGTTATCTCAGGTACGAGGCTTCTGGGTTTAAGCAGGTTCCAGAGACTGAGTTGTTGTTCAAGATTTGCGGGTCAACTCGGATGAGTGAGGCTGGGTttgaggagaggagagataCTGCTTTTGACATGGTTGTTAATGGTGTGAAAAATGGGAGTTTGTTTTACACGGGGACTTATGAGTCGGTATACGTGTTGGGTCAATGCGATGGTGATCTGTCCAATGGTGATTGTGGGGATTGTGTGAAGAGTGCTCTAGATGATGCGAAATCACAGTGTGGAAACTCCATTTCTGCTCAGATTTATCTCCACAAATGTTACATTAGCTACAGCTACTACCCAAATGGGGTCCCCAACACACCATCTGAAACAG ATGTAGGGACaaatcagcagcagcagcacacACAGAGAACTGTAGCAATTGCAGTTGGAGGAGTAGCAGCTTTTGGGTTTGCAATTGTTTGTCTAATGTTTCTTAGGTCTATGTTGAAGAAAAAACGCAGTAGCAAGCATGGAG ATTATTGA
- the LOC120010323 gene encoding probable RNA methyltransferase At5g51130 isoform X3 gives MGEKKKNKSNSKVEEEPQQQEQQLSANKRKRKEVFPYGNYKAYYGYRIGQGIDEDPRLKVFKKEWFEGKDCLDIGCNSGVVTVQIAKKFHCRSILGIDIDYNLIQDAKWRLKQIMRKESAGENSTSACKSEVATQTNCSESSENAYSSEGTNEEINERKERPRSFLQNRCIAKKHYDTILCLSVAKWIHLNWGDDGLITLFSRVWELLHPGGIFVFEPQPWRSYESNRLVSETTARNCRDIKFRPDDFMEILLDKIGFRKVDDITSALSGSKTGFNRPIFVFHK, from the exons atgggtgagaagaagaagaataagagcaATAGTAAGGTTGAAGAGGAACctcaacaacaagaacaacagcTGAGTGCTAACAAGAGAAAACGCAAAGAGGTTTTTCCTTACGGAAACTATAAGGCCTACTATGGCTATCGC ATAGGTCAAGGGATAGATGAAGATCCTCGACTTAAAGTGTTTAAGAAAGAATGGTTTGAAGGCAAGGATTGTCTTGACATTGGATGCAACAGTGGGGTCGTCACGGTCCAGATCG CCAAGAAGTTTCATTGCCGGAGCATCCTTGGAATTGATATTGACTACA ACCTAATTCAGGATGCGAAGTGGCGTCTTAAGCAAATTATGAGGAAGGAGTCTGCTGGGGAGAATAGTACAAGTGCTTGCAAATCAGAGGTTGCAACACAAACAAATTGTTCAGAGTCTAGCGAAAATGCATATTCAAGTGAAGGAACCAATGAAG AAATAaatgaaaggaaagaaagaCCCAGGTCTTTTCTTCAGAATCGATGCATCGCAAAGAAGCATTATGATACCATTCTTTG TTTGAGTGTAGCAAAATGGATTCATCTAAACTGGGGTGACGATGGATTAATTACCTTATTTTCAAGAGTTTGGGAGCTTCTTCATCCG GGTggtatttttgtgtttgaaccaCAACCATGGCGATCGTATGAAAGTAATCGACTTGTGTCTGAG ACAACAGCAAGGAATTGTCGTGATATTAAGTTCCGGCCAGATGATTTTATGGAAATTCTTTTGGATAAG ATTGGGTTTAGAAAGGTGGACGACATCACTTCTGCATTGTCAGGAAGCAAAACTGGATTCAACAGACCAATTTTTGTGTTCCACAAGTGA
- the LOC120010323 gene encoding probable RNA methyltransferase At5g51130 isoform X2, with the protein MGEKKKNKSNSKVEEEPQQQEQQLSANKRKRKEVFPYGNYKAYYGYRIGQGIDEDPRLKVFKKEWFEGKDCLDIGCNSGVVTVQIAKKFHCRSILGIDIDYNLIQDAKWRLKQIMRKESAGENSTSACKSEVATQTNCSESSENAYSSEGTNEEDFIHPEINERKERPRSFLQNRCIAKKHYDTILCLSVAKWIHLNWGDDGLITLFSRVWELLHPGGIFVFEPQPWRSYESNRLVSETTARNCRDIKFRPDDFMEILLDKIGFRKVDDITSALSGSKTGFNRPIFVFHK; encoded by the exons atgggtgagaagaagaagaataagagcaATAGTAAGGTTGAAGAGGAACctcaacaacaagaacaacagcTGAGTGCTAACAAGAGAAAACGCAAAGAGGTTTTTCCTTACGGAAACTATAAGGCCTACTATGGCTATCGC ATAGGTCAAGGGATAGATGAAGATCCTCGACTTAAAGTGTTTAAGAAAGAATGGTTTGAAGGCAAGGATTGTCTTGACATTGGATGCAACAGTGGGGTCGTCACGGTCCAGATCG CCAAGAAGTTTCATTGCCGGAGCATCCTTGGAATTGATATTGACTACA ACCTAATTCAGGATGCGAAGTGGCGTCTTAAGCAAATTATGAGGAAGGAGTCTGCTGGGGAGAATAGTACAAGTGCTTGCAAATCAGAGGTTGCAACACAAACAAATTGTTCAGAGTCTAGCGAAAATGCATATTCAAGTGAAGGAACCAATGAAG AAGATTTTATCCATCCAGAAATAaatgaaaggaaagaaagaCCCAGGTCTTTTCTTCAGAATCGATGCATCGCAAAGAAGCATTATGATACCATTCTTTG TTTGAGTGTAGCAAAATGGATTCATCTAAACTGGGGTGACGATGGATTAATTACCTTATTTTCAAGAGTTTGGGAGCTTCTTCATCCG GGTggtatttttgtgtttgaaccaCAACCATGGCGATCGTATGAAAGTAATCGACTTGTGTCTGAG ACAACAGCAAGGAATTGTCGTGATATTAAGTTCCGGCCAGATGATTTTATGGAAATTCTTTTGGATAAG ATTGGGTTTAGAAAGGTGGACGACATCACTTCTGCATTGTCAGGAAGCAAAACTGGATTCAACAGACCAATTTTTGTGTTCCACAAGTGA
- the LOC120010323 gene encoding probable RNA methyltransferase At5g51130 isoform X1, with product MGEKKKNKSNSKVEEEPQQQEQQLSANKRKRKEVFPYGNYKAYYGYRIGQGIDEDPRLKVFKKEWFEGKDCLDIGCNSGVVTVQIAKKFHCRSILGIDIDYNLIQDAKWRLKQIMRKESAGENSTSACKSEVATQTNCSESSENAYSSEGTNEGTSDCSPSNKKLSDIVFFQTEDFIHPEINERKERPRSFLQNRCIAKKHYDTILCLSVAKWIHLNWGDDGLITLFSRVWELLHPGGIFVFEPQPWRSYESNRLVSETTARNCRDIKFRPDDFMEILLDKIGFRKVDDITSALSGSKTGFNRPIFVFHK from the exons atgggtgagaagaagaagaataagagcaATAGTAAGGTTGAAGAGGAACctcaacaacaagaacaacagcTGAGTGCTAACAAGAGAAAACGCAAAGAGGTTTTTCCTTACGGAAACTATAAGGCCTACTATGGCTATCGC ATAGGTCAAGGGATAGATGAAGATCCTCGACTTAAAGTGTTTAAGAAAGAATGGTTTGAAGGCAAGGATTGTCTTGACATTGGATGCAACAGTGGGGTCGTCACGGTCCAGATCG CCAAGAAGTTTCATTGCCGGAGCATCCTTGGAATTGATATTGACTACA ACCTAATTCAGGATGCGAAGTGGCGTCTTAAGCAAATTATGAGGAAGGAGTCTGCTGGGGAGAATAGTACAAGTGCTTGCAAATCAGAGGTTGCAACACAAACAAATTGTTCAGAGTCTAGCGAAAATGCATATTCAAGTGAAGGAACCAATGAAGGTACTAGTGATTGTTCACCTTCCAACAAAAAACTATCTGATATTGTATTCTTCCAAACAGAAGATTTTATCCATCCAGAAATAaatgaaaggaaagaaagaCCCAGGTCTTTTCTTCAGAATCGATGCATCGCAAAGAAGCATTATGATACCATTCTTTG TTTGAGTGTAGCAAAATGGATTCATCTAAACTGGGGTGACGATGGATTAATTACCTTATTTTCAAGAGTTTGGGAGCTTCTTCATCCG GGTggtatttttgtgtttgaaccaCAACCATGGCGATCGTATGAAAGTAATCGACTTGTGTCTGAG ACAACAGCAAGGAATTGTCGTGATATTAAGTTCCGGCCAGATGATTTTATGGAAATTCTTTTGGATAAG ATTGGGTTTAGAAAGGTGGACGACATCACTTCTGCATTGTCAGGAAGCAAAACTGGATTCAACAGACCAATTTTTGTGTTCCACAAGTGA